Proteins encoded by one window of Paroedura picta isolate Pp20150507F chromosome 11, Ppicta_v3.0, whole genome shotgun sequence:
- the LOC143820775 gene encoding uncharacterized protein LOC143820775, which yields MIRCTLHLPPPFCSATSKSNMESSSQASSVPATGRGPTWRDAEIRDLIGIFSEEKIQDAFQSSHRNREVFEQVAIKMRALGHNRTGLECRSKTKTMRAEYMRAVNHNKGSGNEKVTCPYFEEQRQLYGDGEGSGRPKRVGRSLKVVRKPAAPVEEPPAEEDPGEGTSSSFRPPPPVQQRAAESVTLDLIAIVPGEPEEAPEQTPLASETQLPGTGPLESPAAPDVDSDSGASTNIDFIPGTQEEEQPRVLGPPARRRRIQIQDEVLSDEEEEPPLAPGSPTPRGALPAEERLTRERGRLRRVSVLTSVGERLLEHCYEESRRAAAADQAMLTLIAQEGRKLRAVLRETNQILREGVEEVRLIRRLMERAVAVMERAYPPQIAPPPPPTPTPPLPAPTPPTPSQNASTQTRRRTILGKRKIKPADKYSPS from the exons atgatccgttgcaccctgcacctcccaccaccattttgctcagctactagcaaaagcaacatggaatcgtcttctcaagcctcgtccgtccctgcaaccggccgtggcccaacttggagggacgcggagatcagggacctgatcgggattttctcggaggagaaaatccaggacgcgttccagtcctcccacaggaatagggaggtttttgaacaagtggctattaagatgcgcgccctgggccacaacaggaccggccttgaatgccggtcgaagaccaagacaatgagggcagagtacatgagagccgtgaaccataacaagggttccggcaacgaaaaggtgacctgcccctacttcgaggagcagcgccagctgtacggggacggggaaggatccggcaggccgaagcgcgtcggccggagccttaaggtggttcggaagccggctgccccggtcgaggaaccacccgctgaggaggatcccggcgagggaacctcctccagctttcgccctccaccccccgtccagcaacgagccgcggaatcggtaacgctggacctgatcgccatcgttcctggggagccagaggaggctcctgagcaaacgccccttgcctccg agacacagttgccagggacggggcccctagagtctccagcagcacctgacgtggatagtgattcgggggcatcaactaacattg atttcatacccggaacacaggaggaggaacagcctagggtgcttggacctcctgcccggcgcaggcggatacagattcaagatg aggttctttcagatgaggaggaggaaccacccctggctccaggcagcccaacacctagaggtgcgctcccagcagaggagaggcttacgagggaacgcggcaggctgaggcgcgtctccgtcttgacaagcgtgggagagaggctccttgagcactgctatgaggagtcacggcgtgccgcggccgctgaccaagccatgctcacactcattgcccaggaggggagaaaattgagggcagtccttagagagacaaaccaaatcctacgcgaaggcgtggaggaggtgcgtctgataaggagactcatggagagggctgtagcggtcatggaaagggcctaccctccacaaatcgcccccccaccaccacccacaccaacaccaccacttccagcacccaccccaccgactccctctcagaatgcctccacccaaacaagaaggaggactattctcggaaagagaaaaataaaaccagcagacaagtactccccctcctag